CCTGCTGGCCAACGTAGAGAAGGTGGGAGGGGGTGGTCCTAGAGGAGGTGGATGAAAATTATTAAGTAATTTGGATCAGCCTGGTAACTTGGAATTTGGTACCACATGCAGGCAAGGTGGTGAATGCTTGTGCTAGGACTGGAGTTTCAGGATACTGACAGCAACAGGCAAGGGCTTTGGTTGCTCCTGGAAGGAAGGTATTTTTACCTTGCTTATTTTTACTTTGCTTACAGGTAAAGACTTCTTGCCTTCCCAGCTTAATAACACTATTTTAGAAGTTTTTGGATGCACCTGGATAACAAACCTTACTAGACACAAACCTTCATGTTATACTTCCTTGCTGCCATGGTTGAAATTGCTCTACAGCACCAGACAAATGTTCATGCCTGTACGAACTGAATTTGAGATGTCTATAGAGTTTTATCAGTAAAGCTAGGTCGCATTCTGAGGAATATAGTTCTCATATGCTCACTTATGGATCACAACAGTTCTAGTACTTGATACTTAGGAAGAGCTAGTGATGAAAGCAGTTCACTTTCAGCTGTGTGCCAAAAACATGTATGTAAGATCTAGGAAACTTCACTAACATTAGCACCTATAACCTGTCAGGGAATAAGAGAAAAGACAGGATATAGGCTCATAGGAAGAGATTGCTCTTCTGTTGTAACTATTCCCATTTTTTAGGGCTTCAAGAGAGGTTTATTACATTATCTAATCTGACTTTCATTCTACAGAACCTATTTGACTGTACCACTCTTAGCCATGTAAGTCGTGCTTATTTTTTCCATGAACTCCTCCAACTTAAGACTTGAAGATAAGAGATGGTAAAGCAACTATCTTCAGTTGTTTTAAGGACTTGCATTCAACTGGTGTATAATGAAGGGCTTTAATCTGGCTGCTATTTAGAAATTTCAGGCTTAATGAAGATGGCTACCTAAATGCTAAGGTCTGCCtgaatctgtaaaaaaaaaaaaaaaaaaaaaaaaaaaaagatttcatttgctGACATACTCTACTTTTGAAAGTGTCAGTCCTTCCATGAGGCTGGAGCTCTTCTCTGGCCTCTGTTAGTCCAGAGGCAGTAACAGAACTGAGGAGTGGAAACTGCAGTTGCCCTTTCCCAGCATTGATTTCTTCTCTCCACTCAGATACCAATGCTTTTCAAAACTGAGGGTACCTGTTCACATTAGGAGTTTCAACCTGTGCTGCCCCCTTTCCTAACTTGTCATGGCCTTCTAACACAGAATCTGCTATACCAGAATTGCAAAATTGCCCTTATCTAAACTGCAAAAGCAGATTTGTTTTAACAGCTACCTGCGTTAGCCTGTATAGAAAAGGCCAAAAATGTTTACTGCCATCTTTCCTGGCCCTTGACAAGCAGCCCTCAGCTCAGACCTGGGGCCACAACTGGGTACCCTGACTGTCCTGGCACCTTTGCTTGCCAGAGGGCCCCACACCAGGGTTGAGGTACAGCCACTCAGACCACAGCCAATTTTTTGGCCAGGAAACTGAGCAAAAAGTCTCTCCTGCCTTTTACAACCATCTGAGCAGGTTTCATTGACGTTCTCTAAGACGATGCATGCTCCACCTCCcagcacaaaaacaaaacatttcacatacGCCAATGTAAGCCCATCAGAGATTCATTGTAGAAACATCAGCGATATGCTTCAAAATTACTGAACCTGGCCCAGCAGTACATGGAATTGTGAAATAAGTCACAGCCACAGAGAGACACTGGAATGAAAATATGATCCTTTTAAGGACAGAATGTATTTCCAGCCAAACCACCTTGAGTTTTCCTTTAATGTCTTCATGACAAATTGAAACCTCAGGACTAAATGGATCTATTGCAGTGGTAAGGAAATAAATTAGGCCACTGCGTGATAGCTGTAAGTGGGAACAATACCTTTCCTCTCTACCTTTGTTCTTGAGCAGGCTCAACAGCAACTCTTCAATCACTCAGGCATGTGGCAGACAGCACTTGCCTTGTGCTTGATAAATTCTGTCCATAAGCGTGTGTGGTGTTGACAGCAGCAATTTCCCTCCTCTGGCAAAAGGAATTGCAGTCCATTACTGGAGCAGATGCACAAACATGTCATCTGTGCTTCCTGGCCAGATAATAACAGCAAGGGACAGAGAAATGTAATCAGTATTTAATGGGAATTTCCATCATTAGCTCTGTATCTTTGCTGTGTTACTTCAACTGCCCTTTCCAGCGTGCATTAGTAAAATGTAACTATAAGCAATTATTTTTGAAATCTCTCTTGCTTCTGTTATGTGTATGAAACTGGTGGCTGGAGTTCAGATGGAATCTGCATGATCTTGAGAAGTTTGATGAAGGAAAACATTGATATCCAAAGCTCTGGAagcagaaagttttttttaaaaactgaaatacagaagtttTCCAGCAGTTCTTTATTCATAATGTAGGCTTAAGCAATCATTACAATGTAGAAGGGAGACACACTTACAGCAATTATTTATACCAGTTTAGAACAAAAAACTGCACAGGGAGAGGTCAACTCTCAGTACAAACTAGCAACTAAACCACAATAATTTAccattagaaacattttattttttagctgtGACACTGCTTTTACAATATGCAAAAACACAAACAATAGAACTATCCAAAGTGTTTTGTCACATTCTTTCTACATTGAATTTGGCaacattttatattaaattttacTGATTATACTAACGTTTAAGAACTAAACAAGTGAAAAGCTGTACTCAGGTACAGTTACATCCATTTATTTCAAAGGTTTAAATAACACTTTTAACTATTGAGATTATCTCCTAGCAGTTCTTGTTTATGCAAAAACCATCTCAAAGCCTCATTTGCACAATGCATCAGCTACTGTATCAAGATTGGTGGGCTACACCACAGGCACTACTGTTTATAATATTCTGTAATAAGGagcttgtttttcaaagaaaggaaggtttaatattttctaagaatcatgccttttttctttttttttctttttgcttttaagccataacaaaaaaaaatgttagcaacCACAGCAGTGTAAAATGTTATATCAAACACAGCGACTACACAGTTACTAGAAGTTTCACGTCCAATGCAGTTATGTATTAAAGCATAAGAGGTTATGTAGGCAAGCCTAGAGCCAACAGAAATCTGCAGAGGATTTGGTGGGAACTAGCTCCTTACAGAGTATCTGGTGCAGTTTTAAACAATCCCAGACGTACAAGTCGGTACCCAGCCGCACGTGGGCCTGCTGCGGGCGGGCAGACCGCGTCCTTTCGGACTGTCTGCATATTTCTATCGGCTTTAGGAGACGGGTATTGCGGCAATAGCTTGCTTTTACTTTAAGGAAAAAATCCAACTCTTATAGTTCTATCAACAGCGTTCCAAAAAACATgacttaaaatacaaaaaaagagaatatagTGGTCAGACTCCCAGGAACATCAAATAAAAAACAGtatctctcccctccccccacccttcacccctttcttttcagtatttaataAAAGCCAATCGACTGCCATTTAAAAGAAGGTAAGAAAAACAAGCCCCTGTATTGGAAAGAAACATTTGCGGTTTATTAGATCACAAGCTGGTTACACCTGTCAAATTGGTACatgttttctcaaaatatttgggttttcCAAGGTGCCCAGCCTGCTGGGCACAgtcagaaaaaggcattttgatAGTATCTAAGAACTCCctgcttgcattttaaaaatgttttcgcATTTGTAACTGCCTTGAGCCTGTCGACCTTGTTTGTATTCGGTGAAAGGATGAGTGGAACAGAAAGTGAAGGTGGAAGAACCAAGCCTACACAGTTAAGGCTGCATGCACGTGACTGAGAGTTGCTGCTGTGCAGTCAAAAAGAAACGTGGAAAAAACCCGAAGTCTTTAAAACAccctacaaaacaaaacactgcaatCCAGTATGGCTTATTCTGATGCATTTACCATGAAGCTACTAGTAATTAATCCTACTAGCCTACTTTTGTGCAACAGCATCTGCTATTTTGATGGCATCTCCCTCCCCCCACTACCCCCAAATACTCTACACCAACTGCAGGTTTCTTCCTTGCATTATATATTGCTTTTATTATCAatttttattcctgcttttcaaacTTTTTAATACTTAAATGAGGATCTAATTCCTTACTGCTTgacttaaactttaaaataagtcccactgttttttttctttttaacctcacTATTACAAGGCGCTCTACAAAAGCTTGCAAAAAAGCCAAATTCATTAAATCCCTTTGCTGAAGTTAACtactcaacatttttttttctcctatgatTCAAAACTTTACAAAGAGTTATAAAAAAGGTAAATGGGATTTGGCACcttcagaaaaaattaaaagtgtAACTTAGatcaaaaaaatgcagaaacaaaatcATTGATATTTACAAATTAAAACACCAGTGAAGATTATGTCTTACTATGCTCTTTcaccttgttttcttttagaGTACTTTCAGACTGTCTGTTACCGAGTATCCTAAAAAATTCACTGATTACAGATTGGAATGGATAGAGACAAATTAGTTTTCCTCACAGTTCCTTCTCGGCGGCTAGTACTCTGGCAGCTGCTTCGCTCCTAGGAAATACGAGGTGCTGAGCGATCGTTTGTGGTCGTCTTCTTCAGTTTGACACCGCGCCGGATGGCGTTCAGCATATCTTCGCCTTGCGGGACATCCCCGGGACTGAGCTCCCCGGGCTCCAGCTCCGGCTGGCTGGTGGGTGTCAGGGCGCTCCCGCCATCCCGTTCGCTCTCCTCGCCCTCGCTCTCGGCAACCGTTTGCCTCTGCTCCTCGGCAGCGCTCAGTTTCTGGCTCGACGGCGGCGGGTTCACCGACGCTTGCCCGCTCCACGAGGAAGAGGGCATGCTGGTGACTTGCccgccctcgccggccgccggaGACTCGGGACTCTGCTCGGCGCATTCTTCCGTGCCGGCgagggccccgggcagcccccccggCATATCGGGGACCGTCGGCGTTTTGACGGGAATCACCGGCGTCTTGATCGGAATCGGACCTGTCCCGATGGTACCGCGTCTGACCGAAGGCTTGGTGGAAGGGGTCCGTCTGATGGTGGCGACGCCAGGGGTGACGATGACGGGTCCGAGCGTGGTCGGCAGACCTGCAGTGGAGGCAGGACGCTTGGTCTGAAACATTCTGCGATAGGACTGGCTGATGTCACTGTTTCTCGGGATGGTGGAAGATTTGTCAAACTCTTGCTGCTCTGTCTCCTGGTCACCACTCACAGAGAAATAATCATAATCTGAAACTGATGCCAAAAGACACTGTTAGGAACGAGCTGGAGAAGACAGCTGTGTCGTGTCACTTAAGTCTCAAGTATTTGTATGTGTCTGTAACCTAAAAAGCCTGGAGGGCGATACTAACTAAGAAAGGGTTCACCTgtagcaggaaggaaggaagcctgAAATACTGAGATCAAGATTCTCACACTAAGTGACTGAAGCCAGGCACTAAAGCAGTTTGAACCTAAAGCTGCGGAGTGCCAACATCTCTCATGAGAGAGAACAAGGAACGGTTCTCTCTTCAGTACCTCCTCTAAAAAGAACTAATTAAGTAATGAAGACTCAATGTTTGCTACCGAACAGACTTAAAACCTTCAAAAATCTTCAAGCCATATGCTACTACCGTAGATACAAATACTGAGAACTGTCAGTGACCAAAAAGTAGGGCATTGTGGGGCTTAGGGGACTGTGCACTAGTGATTTCAGCAGCAAATATGTTTATTTTGCAAACAAAGTAAATCACACCTGACAGCTCTGAAAACTCAGCCTGAGCATTAATAATTACATCCGGGTCCTTCCTTTCCGTGTAGCGGCTGAGCCAGGCGAGGCCTCTGCAATTGCACAGCACAGCTGACCGCAGCTGAGCAAACACCACGGTTGCCGAACTCCAAATATCATCAAACTCAGCCTCTCTCACCTTGCTGTTAGTTCCGAAAACGGGTACCAAAAATTCAAGACCTTATTGTAAGTTCCCAGACATGCCCAGTTAAGGTCTCCAATGGACTTTTTTCCCCAATTACAATGATTTCTGCTTATGTAGGAAATAAAAGCTCGTGAAGGGAAACCAAGAGCAGATTCAGAGTTACTGACAGAGCAAGAAAGCAAAGGTTATGAGCGCATATTTGCTAAGACAATAGCCCAGAAAGGATCTTGCCACCACAAGAAGTGCACGATGCAAACCCAGTGATGTTCTGCTTAACCCACTAAATATAATTCCAGCATTCTCTTTAATAGTATCCTTAAGCTAAAACTCTTTCTAGTAACATAGCATAAAATACAAAAGTTCAGTGCACTATCTAGCAATCCAAGTCCCTATTTGGTTAATAAATCAAGATTGCATTTTGAGCTGGAAAAAACTTCAGGAAAGTGAAGTCCATCTCCTTCCCCTCAGCTGCCACCTCCAAGGCCAGCGATGGCTGCAGGAACGCTCCTCCCCGCTCCCGAGGGGCCAGCACCCGCCACAGCCTGCGCCCAGCGCTCGGGAGGAGCGGCGCCTGGACAGCAGAACACAGAACTGGGCACCTTGAGATGGGATGGTGTCCTCCGAGCAGCACGGGGTGGTCGTCTGGGTGCTGTAGCCGCTGGAGCACTGCAGGGAATCCCGACTGCTCCGCTGCGTGTCCAGCTGCAGGCCTCTCGTCAGGGCCAGGGCCAGCTCCTCGCAggcctccatctcctccccctgCTGCACACGCACGAAGGAGAGCCGTTACTTACACAAGGTTTAGCCAGTCTTCACTGAGCTTTTAATCCTCTCCCCTCCTGAGCAGAGCTCATCTCCGTCCCAACCCAACAGGATTGTGTCCAACAATTTACTACAGTCTAGAAATGGGGTTTTTTGGATGCCTTTGTTCTACAAATGCTGATATCCTCAACAGCGTTATCTCTCGTGCCCACACAACTTCCACCCCCCATACCAACACCACACAGGTCCCACCCCTTGCAAAGAGATGTGCCAACACGCAATGCAGCAGGAAAGTACCAGCAAGGAGCTAGCACATCCCTTTCCTCTGCGCCAAGCAGCACATTCACAGTCTGAGCCTCACCCTCATGGTGGCCGACACCGTCATGCTCCGGGGTCTCTGGGCCTCCTCAGTGGGCGCCGCTGGTCCGCTCTGGGCTCCTCCGTTAAGGTCCGGCTCACGCTTTTCTTTGCGACGTTGCAACGTGTTCACCGTGGGTTGGTCATACGGGCCTGGTTTGGCCCAGTCCTAAGGAAACGTGTTTGTTAGGGACAGCTTATGGTAGTCGCTGTACTTTAACTATAAATAAAGCTATGTAATAGGACAATTTTAACGCAAGAGATTTATGCATCAAATTGGAGGTGCCCTTCTGAATAAGGCCAGatgtaaattaattttgaagatattaaaaatgttttattataaaAAAGCTATCTCCTTTATTAAAGGGAACCTAAATTTATTAATCTACCTAAACTTCCTTATATGAAGATATTTAACATTTGAGTGTTATAACTTTCTTTAGATGAAGGCCCATTGTGTTTAAAGACTATATTTTCAGAAGTTCAAATACAGAAACCACATGTGTAAACTTGCACACAGCAGCAAATACACCTAAGCTTCCAATTAGTGATTTAACAGTCCTAGGTGTATGCAAGCTCTAATACTATGTGTCGTTACGCATGCTGGCAACTTCGAAAAACTAGTCCTAAATAGATTTTTGATACACATTTAGAGGTGCAAACTTAGTCAGGGTAATCTCTCAGCTTGCTCACTAGCTGAAATCTAGATTAATGACCTGCACTGAAGAAGGACTAACTTCACTCTGAATTACTGACACTGAATTTGAAGCAAACTCCCCAGGCCACTAGGCCTACGTTCACTTCGGGCTCTATTAAGCAACGCCCTGCGGCCGCCTGGAAATTGCACGTTGTGCACGAAGAGCAGGATCCACCAGGGACCTGCGCGGGGGGCCAGAGTCGCCGCGAAGCGGCAGCTCCCCCAGCACTATCTGCTAGAGGCATGAGCGAGTCTTCCCTCACCAACACCAGGGGtgcctgaaaataaataaataaataaatagaagcaGAAGGCACCTCACGCCCCACcgctggcagcagctggctgctgACCAGCCTCCACACAGCCTTGTGATTAAATTAATGACAAGCTAAGACCATGCTTTAGCTTTTACTGAGATGTGTCTCACTAGGGGAAGCACAAGGCAGCTGCACGGACAGAAGCCTCTTGTGTAGGTGGATATCTCAGTTTAAGCCATGCAAAACTCAGCTTTGCCTGAACAGCTTTgtctttgctgtgttttgctgCAAAACAGACTGGCAAAGTGTTTCTAGCATGGGCACAACTAGTAACACTGGAGCCCGTGATCACCGTGGCCACCCTGTGCACGTCTCAGTCTCCAAGTGCTGGAGAGGGCGATTCAGGAGTCTGCAAGGAGATATCTCCCATTTTACATTTATAGAAAGGTCCCACCAGAGCGCAAAGCGCGTTGCATATCCAggccagggcagagcagagcagaggtggtGCGATGCAAAGAGAGACCCTTGCAGATCCAGCTGGAGCGACTCAAAGAGGTTATTGCTCTCCGACATTTGGGACTGTATCCCCCAAGACACCAAAATGAGCTGTGTGAACGCTTCCAGTCTGGACAGCACAGCATAAATCAATACCTGCGTCCAGCGACTGGGGGCAGGGGACTTCTTAAGCCACCCCAGCTGGGTCTACAAGAGCATGCCTGCCTGCGGCTGCGGGAGGGGCGAAGCGCAACAGCTCCAGCGGGAACCTCGTGTTGTTCAACGTACGATTGCACTAAACGCACACGAGATGTCAAGCCTGCACTTCGCCGCTCACGTGAGTGTGCTAAACCAGCTCTTCTCGCTGAATAGAGCCCAGAGTGCTTTCGACAATGTCACGTCTGCTCCAGACTTCCCTCTCTAGGTGTTGTCAGTTTTCATATATTTTAGGAAGTACCAGAATAGACAAGATCATTCAGAAACGCTTGCTACCCTTATTTTAGCTCTCTAGACGATTACCACCATGCAGCGCCCATACAGAGGGATGTTAAACAGCAAATCAACAGGCAATTACAGGGATCAAGAGGGAGCAACTGCCGCGAGCGCAGTGCTGGTAGGAGGAGGTGAGGACGGCCACAACAAAAGGAACACAAACCTTCCAGCTAGGGATCTTAGATGATGGCAACATGCCTGGCCCAATGGTGTAATAATGAACGTAGTCTGGAAGGAGGGCTGAGGGAGCCCGAGTCCACGCGCGGGAGACAGGCGGGAAATGAGGGAAAGGACCTGCACCAACTGAAGCTACGGATGGGTCACTTGATAAACTACAGTGATAAAACCCATTAGACAActggaaatgaaacaaataaacaaacaaaaaaacagaaattaatataAACAGAATGAATATGAAACTTTGATGACTTTGAtgctctagggaaaaaaaagtctgttatcttaaaacaaaccaaaaatttGCTTTGCTGCAAATAAACAACACAAAATTGATACAATGCTTGGCTCAGAAGAGAGATTGTTTGAAAATTGTTATTTGGTATAACAAATTTCAGACATCAATGTGGCAGTCACCGTCGCCAGGCCCGGCAGCTTTGCCTTCTGTCCAGGGAAGCGGCACACCGCGAACGAGCCCTGGCAGTTTAGCTGCTCTGCAGACTGCGGACACAGAAACAAAGCATTTCCAACACGGAAGGCGTTTGCAATGGTGGCGTTTCTTCTGCGTAACTggacagagaggaaaagcatACGGCCTTCGAAAATGACATTGTAGCCACGTGATggtatggaagaaaaaaaacagcaaggatTTACCAGATGAGAATGGATACCGCTGTCACTGTCTCCCCCAATTTAGAGCGTATCCCCCATGATTTATTCCAACCGTGCTCTAGcactgtgcattttcttttttttcttttttttgttcaaaaacaCACCCAAATTCCTCAAGAGCGTAACGCAGGCTACCTAACGGGAGAGAGGGGAGAACCCACCAACAGCATGACCTGGATGAGCGGCCCCTTGGCAGGTGACCAGCTGTGTTTAGGCAGCGTTTCAGTCTCTTTAAGCAGAAAAGGTGGACGATGAACTTTCAGAAAATTTTATCTCTTTGCAAAACCCCGATTTGTAGCATCCCCCATCAGCTACTTTAAAGGGGAGTGTCACTGTGGTTTATCCAAACATATTTGCTTTTCAGGGACTGCGTAACAGTTCCTATTCTCATCTCCGCAGGGAGGAATCCTGGCTGCGTCCCATGCACGCTTGTTGTTCAGATGTTGCTGGGTTTGGGTAACGAGCTAATAGGTTTGTACATCTTTGAGATGAAGTTTTTCACCTTATCTGTGGAGGCCCAAGCCCCCATGGTGGAGCCTGAGCTGACTGAGGTGGGGGAACTGCACTCGCTCACTGACTGGCAGGTTTCAGAGGCTTCGGAAGAGGCAGAGCTGGACGAATTCTGCAGCATAAAACAGCACCGCAACAACGCAGGGAAAGGATACACAAGCCAccgaaaagaaaaaataaaacacaaacaaaaaagagacaaaaagcacagacacagagacacacacaggagaaagggaaggatgaGAGAAGCAGAGGGTtagggttaaaaaaaatcaattatataCTGCTCAAAATCATTGCTAATGTTCAGGAAATCTATAAGAGAAACAACAAGCCCATTGCTTAATGCGAGAACTTGGCATGCTGCTTGCGAATGAGGAAGTCGAGGGATCGCTCGACTCCTCATTGCAATTTCAGCAGCTCAGTCGTGTTAGGCGTCTCAGAGCAAAGAGCTGAGGGAACTGAGGAAACCTACAGTCCAAACATGCACTATACCACGACAACCCATTTATACAGAAAAGCAGGTTGTCCATACGTCAAGGACACAAAGTTTAGATTTAAAACACGGAGCAGCAAACGCCGCTTACATCCACAAGTTCTCGGATATTTTGAGCTGCAAAAGCACTTGTGAAAGCTAGTGTGAGTTTGAATATTAcggaacagagaaagaaatgataCTTACCAACGCTGGAGTTTTCCAAAGTGCATTATCTGTATGCATGAGCCTCTGTGGGTAGTATGCATACATTAAAAGTACTCTAACTCACACTTTTCTGCCCAGCAGTCACTACGAAGGTACCTGCTGGTGGCCGCATGAATGGTTGCCTGTGCCTGCCACCTCTTCACGGCAGAGACAGAAAATATCAGGGACttgaaaggagaaggaaggaaaacgCAGGACACTGAATATGCATATAAGGCAAAACACCCTGAAACACTCAGCTCCTAGCAAGCAGGCCTGACTCGTATGTGAATAACCACATGGACCATTTTACCAAGTACAATGCTATTGTATCTCTCCCTCCTGAAAGCGGCATCACCCTCAGTAGAGGTTTTGTGCACAGGTCCAGCTGGGTCCTTTGAAATCATCAAGAACACAGGCCAAGTTGTCAGGACAGCAACAAACTCTGCTTGCTGCCAGAAAATCCAGCACTAGCACCACTTTAATTCATCCTGCTGTAGTCCAAGACCTGTAAAGCAAGTCTAAGGCCACCCCTGGCATTTTATTTATGACAGTAGAGACAAATGGCTGAGATTTCCAGAAACGTGCTCTCATACCAAGGTTGTGTAGCAAGGCCTCAGATCTCAAGGAGTGAAATTTTGAAGGGGTAGAGGAAATCTCATCTGAAATAAAAACGCCACCAGTAACCTTAGGTGAGGTCTTGCTGTGAGTATGCAAAGAACATGATAGCTGGATAAGAAGTAACGTAGAGAGAGAATAGCTGCTAACACCCAAAACTCATTTTGCAGCCCACTAAAAGCTACATAGAAATAACAGCTAACTGCCAAAGCAAGAGAGGATGTTGGTCTCCTGAGATGGGACACCATCGCCACATGGATTTTGGTGAAGACTACAGGGGCTGCTGAGAAGCCAATATAGGATCAGCAGCTTGACCTTATTAGTGAACTGTGGATTTGGGTAAGTGCTGTGAAAAtttgcaaaggcaaaaaaaaggaagaagaaataaaaaaaggctaAAAGGATGCACATCCTGTCTTACGTTGACAGCACATCAGATCGGCAGGTGACTTCACAAATGCCTTTAGGGTACAAGCAAGCTCAGCTAACAAGGCTTGTACTCAAAGTACAGTAAGAGTTGAGGTGAacacaagagagaaagaaactgcaaaaaaatgatGACATGTAACTAGAAAGCACAGAAGTGCAAAGTATCTACGGGGGCACTTTGTGATGTACTGGTTTGATGTTTTCTGCAACTTGTCacatttttcttgatttaaaGAAACACCCACTGCAGGAGAAAAACCTCCAAAGATAATGTATCTGACAAACACGAGCTCCGGTTGATTCCATCACAGTACACTGAACAGTGAGGAGGCTGTTTTTTGTCTATCcttagagaaaaacacattttgggaaattcttttttgttctaaaactCCAAGTGC
This Dromaius novaehollandiae isolate bDroNov1 chromosome 2, bDroNov1.hap1, whole genome shotgun sequence DNA region includes the following protein-coding sequences:
- the MTSS1 gene encoding protein MTSS 1 isoform X5, whose translation is MEAVIEKECSALGGLFQTIISDMKGSYPVWEDFINKAGKLQSQLRTTVVAAAAFLDAFQKVADMATNTRGGTREIGSALTRMCMRHRSIESKLRQFSSALIDCLINPLQEQMEEWKKVANQLDKDHAKEYKKARQEIKKKSSDTLKLQKKAKKGRGDIQPQLDSALQDVNDKYLLLEETEKQAVRKALIEERGRFCTFISMLRPVIEEEISMLGEITHLQTISDDLKSLTMDPHKLPSSSEQVILDLKGSDYSWSYQTPPSSPSTTMSRKSSVCSSLNSVNSSDSRSSGSHSHSPSSHYRYRSSNLPQQAPMRLSSVSSHDSGFMSQDAFQSKSPSPMPPEAPNQLSNGFYHCSLSSDPSVASVGAGPFPHFPPVSRAWTRAPSALLPDYVHYYTIGPGMLPSSKIPSWKDWAKPGPYDQPTVNTLQRRKEKREPDLNGGAQSGPAAPTEEAQRPRSMTVSATMRQGEEMEACEELALALTRGLQLDTQRSSRDSLQCSSGYSTQTTTPCCSEDTIPSQVSDYDYFSVSGDQETEQQEFDKSSTIPRNSDISQSYRRMFQTKRPASTAGLPTTLGPVIVTPGVATIRRTPSTKPSVRRGTIGTGPIPIKTPVIPVKTPTVPDMPGGLPGALAGTEECAEQSPESPAAGEGGQVTSMPSSSWSGQASVNPPPSSQKLSAAEEQRQTVAESEGEESERDGGSALTPTSQPELEPGELSPGDVPQGEDMLNAIRRGVKLKKTTTNDRSAPRIS